The segment CCCAGTCATTGGTGAGAAACTTGAAGAGCTCCCTGCATGAATCCTTGTCTTCATCCTCCTTTCCCAGGGCCCTATTCTGCAATAGACAAAGTGGTTGTCAAGCTATGCATAATCTGCATGCAAAAATTGTTTATGCTTGTCACGAATGTCCCATTTGTTCTTCATTTCTGTCATCTCCATCTTTAGGTCTTGTAGCTCCTCATTCACCCCTTGGCTCTCCAACTTGTTTCTCAGCTCTTGTACTTCCAGTTTTAGGTTCTGCAACTCACCACCCACTACCTAGCCGCTCATATCAACATTTTCGTCCACCTCAGGGTTTGTTGCATATCCTTAGTAGTTTGACAACTCCTCTTCTCCTCTTTACTTACCCCTTTCTTCTTGCCAGTCTCTTTCCTCCCCCTGTCTTCTTCCTTTACACCACGAATCAGTTTGTCCCCTTCCCTCTCATTGTCCTTCTCATCCACAATGTTCAATCCCAACTCTTCTACAAGGTCCACCTTCTCTAGTTGTTCTCGAGTGTCCACCTTCTTCACCTTTGTTTCCTAAGAATCCAAGGGAGGACCAGTGCCAACCAAAATCCATGTGTCATCTCCAACCCCAACATCCCCAATTGCCATGTCCTCGCCCTCaatctttaaaataaaatatacgttatttgttattcatttaaaataaaataataaaaaaacaatatctttcaattttaaaatataaaaatatgaatttttgatcTCTTCATGAAGTTGAATGATTCTTAACAAACCCACTAAGAATCAAATCTTGGTGAATGCAAAACCATCATACCATAAGAGATGTGTTTCACATCGTTTCCCAACAATTTTGATAAATATATATCACAGCCAAAAAGATTTCAATTTTATCATCTTCTAAATAATATAAAatccttaaatttttcttttttcttttttaatatacAACCgcatgtagtagacatttccactTGTGATGGCAGTCGAGGAACATCTATTGTCTTTTTTTTAAGTACCCGTCAAATTATCCATATATTTTCCGTTACCGGTAACTAACCTCCACATTTCCAGAACATTCTCGATCCTTTTTGCCCGAATGTTCTCGATCCTTCCATGGCGACAGAACAGACTTCCTTCTAGACTCTTCGTCTCCTTGTTTAAATATCTATCTCAGACGATCAAAAGTGTGACAGATTTTCATTGGTGAAAATAATAGCGTTTTGGGTTTCTGGGGTCTGTGTTCTATTCAGTTGTCAGGATCAATTTGTTTATTCAGGCGCAAGGTGTGTTTTCTGAgatctttatgttatgttacagcaagAAGTTGAATGCAATAAATTTGAGGACGCAATAGTATAAATGTTCAAGATGTTCATTAGTTTGTGTTTCCAAGTTTTATTGATCTAGCAACATGTTTTTTAGGGGGTCTTAACTAGGATTTTGAGGCGCGTGAAGCGTGGTTTTAGTAGGGTTTTTCTGTTTGCTGATGTAGGTTTATTAGCAAGAGGAATGGCCGCCATGGCAGCTGCAAGGGGCGCTCGAAGGTCAATCATTCCGGCCGTGAAGAAACATCTTGCAGGTTACGCTCGTGCAGGAGAAGTTCAAGTACCCCGCTGCTTATCTACGGCCTCAATGAAAGGTTACAGGCCAGAGGATGATTCCTCACTGCAATATGAGGGCCAGGAACGCCAGGGTGTGGATGTTCGCCGAAGGGATTTTTCTGAACTCTTTAACAGTATGCTTCGAGAAACCCTCATTTTGTTCTTTCCCTTTCTATATGAAAATGAAACTGCAAACAGTCAATTAATGAAGTGTGAAACCCTGTAGCTGAAAGTAAATTAATGAAGTCGAAATCCCTAAATTGagaattgacactaaatgaatttAAGTCTAAAACCCTAATTGTGAATTGACAGTTCCCTTTTATCCGCTGAGGGGCTTGGGTTTGGGAGTGGATGAGCTCTTCAATAACCCTTTTACAGTGGCGTCTCGCGGAAACGTGGATGTAAGAAAGCCGTGGGACGCTGTGGAAGACAAAGATGCTCTGCATCTGCGGGTGGACATGCCCGGACTTGGCAAAGATGACGTTAGGGTTTATGCGGAAGAGAATTCGCTGGTGATTAAAGGGGAAGCACAATCTGATGGAGAGTTGGACGGCAGTGGTAGGAAATACAGCAGCCGCATTGACCTCCCTCCTAAAGTGTATAAACTTGATCAGATTAAAGCCCAGATGAAAAATGGTGTGCTCAAAGTTACCGTTCCAAAGTTCAAGGAAGAGGAGATCAAGAACGTTATCAATGTAAATATTAGTTAGAGATCTGTGTTATTTTATAGCTGAAATCGGCAAGAtgattttgagttgttttgagaaCATAATAATGTGCAAGTTGAGAATGTAATGGAAGTTGTTGGGGCGTTTTGGAATATCACTATAAATAGATGGGAACACTGATCTGGAAAAATTTCCAATAAAAGCTCTCGTTATTTTTATCGACTTTCGTTTCTTAATGAAAAGCTTAAATAGCCTTCTGaatttttaaactttcaatttgTACCATGATAATCTAAGTaggatatttttttaattataaaaattcTCGATGGAGCTCTAACATTGGTGGTTCGACATTCTATGATTATATTACGGACTCCTATTTTATAATCCTCTTAAAATATTTGCGTGGAGAATGAGAAGGGAGTGTATGTTTTGgtttttgcttttccaaactatgaTTTTTGCTTTGATTACGTATTTACGATCCAAAGAAAAGTAGTTACATATTGAGATCCCTAGTGTAGTATTttatgaaataagccatttaaaaTTTAATAAGGAACAAAGAAAAAGCGTATGTAACATGGTGCGGAAATAAATAAGAAGTGCGGTTGAAGGAAATGAAGGGTTGAGACAGATCTTTTTTAAGAAGAGGGCTAAGATTTAATTGAGCAGCTTTAGAGTTTT is part of the Cryptomeria japonica chromosome 10, Sugi_1.0, whole genome shotgun sequence genome and harbors:
- the LOC131071496 gene encoding small heat shock protein, chloroplastic: MAAMAAARGARRSIIPAVKKHLAGYARAGEVQVPRCLSTASMKGYRPEDDSSLQYEGQERQGVDVRRRDFSELFNIPFYPLRGLGLGVDELFNNPFTVASRGNVDVRKPWDAVEDKDALHLRVDMPGLGKDDVRVYAEENSLVIKGEAQSDGELDGSGRKYSSRIDLPPKVYKLDQIKAQMKNGVLKVTVPKFKEEEIKNVINVNIS